Proteins encoded in a region of the Antedon mediterranea chromosome 2, ecAntMedi1.1, whole genome shotgun sequence genome:
- the LOC140040950 gene encoding centrosomal protein of 152 kDa-like isoform X2, producing the protein MFSELDSDPPTVEDVVEIEHLLHKLHDLLSNELPDDLLDDCSSLSSRDSSGFESPTTKSSRNPMWQQFGWHHQNQPLTHTQPLTHTSTPFDSGVPSLKPPAPTRDYRLHQPDTPDHFEESDTESGDLSRPVQNGYHDNHHFGNNFANHHEQQYTNEQPEYHHKFHYRATQEHEEDVQKNDNSNEEFAHNNKQRQTGKNVDTWVKNGQYYEPHNKLSDGYMRQQTYTQHVEYKPHQEENYPQNYADHNGQVHSENGGVNSVQEEEIRLQQFMNQGGSNDTRQLGQLQILYKARGRELEELRQKLKQVTEEGARQTRVLNHQLAIADGEKSRLNLDLKQNKEQFQKCVHDSKNLKQTINTYEENIQELMASKQQLANDLEELKANNEALNHQLIQLNKSQTIARSHDRYDAQLAELQRRQQQEVYEFETKLDKLNGSLQEKESELSSQKEVLGQLKRDQNREKLEMTETIGSLTRKLDETQRQCRDLLDTGSVQEIGQLKLHLQQAISSKTITESMCQALQDELGDVKEELRMYEAAAGLGVGPSKSPNGSAGDSYIQRNLAKENWKTPRLLQSSKLAPDDLLSGLKTELERSLTSNRSKRGQVTRLQNELKGVKEELANLKKNIIEMETELKDKEIKLRIFESQDKPNDGSRVQAENLRSELIQTKEECAQLGEENAKLKSSLQELEKKTEELSKKNAELKIQMSEMITQHDEDSKTAVDRCRTAVLQLHEDSSKNLRQEMVREWEDEKVTLKEAYGHRLQQLKEENDRIVKELDDVKDLYVKVCEEKNKIEDTVRSKMTENAERQLKQTIEELEKHNEEKLNNIKNSLETDNRVAMAISRKKIMEVKDEEVEKLVEEKLSLAKADWMLSAQRQARESATKAAEAEWEARLEAEVNKNLEDKVTSVRKEVMEEYKQKLSQEKDLLKTTHADEIESAVRAALSRGESEWQSKQEITLKELVASALEKERESILGSSDVQKKIKDAVMVAKVEWSQEIEKLHGSRDSSRRLSQLQTSWKREMEVLEEKKYQEIEALKKRKDQEKQDALDRLRRDNDDSLQMTLEEQKVVLTEALKSAREAFDNEKTKILKQRDLEHSISEAKLRTKLLEEWSVSKRDAVEEKVNEEQARWQKERQALEERYTDQLNALEKEKERIIKQQEETQKEYNMNHNDASRKTNLAHDTWEEEKHRLLLKLEEAEESKQKMEEKVESYKRKFTREHNKLIEKAQLERQRLQRKLKMTEKELEQTEYTMNKELEHLKDQLRSEGSVAMETMQAKMAELQRRHTVAIDTQEKKHTQERKRWRLEHVKVSNNSIQTQTMNTPSDATDGLQELRSHYLATVNKIKDDVLQHVEKTREQCRETVRKEVIKERHATAKKLRKYYLQCLQQLLEDDRKGQSNGAGTMLSTANKLAAMASALELSPERAQQTTSLNFHPEGVTRSLERQHHHETSSSKSNQMTSIADQHDSKVSSRPLVNLKKQWSSESSLSSFLDTDGELNHRRSDPTDSRRHLQSSKHSSSEKNRSDINFGSLESLSMSPREFNPMPEKPMSSSPQKAGVPQTIKSFNTRSHTDQSKTGGNITVRSRRHEKGQSSSSDNQKDKTYYSNSLQSKPCDNKLLNTSNSSINRIPSQYADNISARNSGRDPQLSTQSSFR; encoded by the exons ATGTTTAGTGAGTTGGATAGCGATCCTCCCACGGTTGAGGATGTTGTGGAAATTGAGCACCTTCTCCACAAG ttaCATGATCTCTTGTCCAATGAACTTCCAGATGATCTACTTGATGATTGCTCATCTCTCTCGTCACGTGATTCCTCCGGATTTGAATCGCCAACAACGAAGAGTAGTAg AAACCCAATGTGGCAACAGTTTGGATGGCATCATCAAAATCAACCTTTGACCCATACTCAACCTTTGACCCATACATCAACTCCATTTGATAGTGGTGTGCCCTCGTTGAAACCCCCAGCACCGACACGAGATTACAGGTTACATCAG cCTGATACACCTGATCATTTTGAAGAGAGTGACACAGAATCAGGAGATCTAAGTCGACCTGTTCAAAATGGCTACCACGACAATCACCACTTTGGCAACAACTTTGCCAACCATCATGAACAACAGTATACAAATGAACAACCAGAGTATCACCACAAGTTTCACTATCGTGCGACACAGGAGCACGAGGAAGATGTTCAGAAAAATGACAACAGTAATGAAGAGTTTGCACACAATAACAAGCAACGTCAAACAGGGAAGAATGTGGACACGTGGGTGAAAAATGGACAATATTATGAACCACATAATAAGCTATCAGATGGTTACATGAGACAACAAACGTATACCCAGCATGTGGAATATAAACCACATCAGGAAGAAAACTACCCACAGAACTATGCAGATCACAATGGACAAGTCCATTCTGAAAATGGGGGTGTAAATAGTGTACAAGAAGAGGAGATTAGGCTACAGCAATTCATGAATCAAg GTGGTAGTAATGATACGAGGCAGCTAGGCCAGCTACAGATCTTATACAAAGCAAGAGGCAGAGAGCTTGAGGAGTTGCGTCAGAAACTGAAGCAAGTGACAGAGGAAGGGGCTAGGCAAACACGAGTGCTAAATCATCAACTTGCTATAGCTGATG GTGAGAAGTCCCGCTTGAATTTAGATCTGAAGCAAAACAAAGAACAATTTCAGAAATGTGTTCATGATAGCAAAAACCTGAAACAGACAATAAACACATATGAAGAGAACATACAGGAGCTTATGGCAAGCAAACAACAA CTTGCAAATGATTTAGAAGAACTAAAAGCCAACAACGAGGCCCTAAACCATCAACTCATTCAACTTAACAAATCACAGACAATCGCCAGGTCACATGATCGGTATGACGCTCAATTAGCCGAGTTGCAGAGAAGGCAACAGCAAGAAGTTTATGAATTTGAAACAAAACTGGACAAACTTAATGGATCCTTACAGGAAAAG GAGAGTGAACTATCATCCCAAAAAGAAGTGTTAGGTCAGTTGAAACGAGATCAAAACAGAGAAAAGTTGGAAATGACTGAGACAATCGGTTCACTCACCAGGAAGCTGGATGAAACCCAAAGACAGTGCAGAGATCTTTTGGACACTG GTTCTGTGCAAGAGATTGGACAACTGAAGCTACATCTGCAGCAAGCCATATCATCCAAGACCATCACGGAGAGCATGTGCCAGGCTCTGCAAGATGAACTGGGTGATGTCAAAGAGGAGTTAAGGATGTATGAAGCTGCTGCTGGTCTTGGGGTTGGTCCTTCCAAGTCTCCTAACGGTTCTGCTGGAGACTCGTACATTCAACGCAATCTTGCCAAAGAAAACTGGAAAACTCCTAGATTGTTACA ATCATCTAAGCTGGCGCCTGATGATTTACTGTCTGGTTTAAAAACCGAACTTGAGAGGTCATTGACCAGTAATAGGTCAAAGCGAGGTCAAGTGACACGATTACAAAATGAACTGAAAGGTGTCAAAGAAGAATTGGcgaatttaaagaaaaatattattgaGATGGAAACAGAACTAAAAGACAAGGAG ATTAAACTAAGGATATTTGAATCTCAAGATAAACCAAATGATGGCAGCCGTGTTCAAGCTGAAAATCTACGTTCTGAGCTAATTCAGACTAAAGAAGAGTGTGCTCAACTCGGAGAAGAAAACGCT AAGCTAAAATCATCTTTGCAAGAACTGGAGAAGAAGACGGAAGAGTTGTCCAAAAAGAATGCAGAGCTGAAGATTCAGATGTCTGAGATGATTACGCAACATGATGAAGATAGCAAAACGGCTGTTGACAG ATGTCGTACAGCTGTTCTTCAACTTCACGAGGACTCATCAAAAAACCTACGACAAGAGATGGTGAGAGAATGGGAAGATGAAAAAGTAACCCTCAAAGAAGCGTATGGACATCGTCTTCAACAACTCAA agAAGAAAATGATAGAATAGTAAAGGAATTAGATGATGTCAAGGATCTTTATGTCAAAGTCTGTGAggagaaaaacaaaattgaagatACAGTACGATCAAAGATGACAGAAAATGCAGAAAGACAACTAAAGCag ACAATTGAAGAACTTGAAAAACACAATGAAGAGaaattgaataatataaaaaattctTTGGAAACTGACAATCGTGTTGCCATGGCAATctcacggaaaaagattatggaaGTGAAGGATGAGGAAGTTGAAAAATTGGTAGAAGAAAAG TTATCTTTGGCAAAGGCTGATTGGATGTTGTCAGCTCAGAGACAGGCCAGAGAGAGTGCAACCAAAGCAGCCGAAGCTGAATGGGAGGCTAGGCTTGAAGCTGAAGTCAACAAAAACCTAGAAGATAAAGTTACTTCAGTAAGAAAAGAAGTGATGGAAGAATATAAGCAGAAACTTTCTCAAGAAAAAGACCTTTTGAAGACAACTCATGCTGATGAGATTGAATCTGCAGTGAGGGCAGCATTGTCTAGAGGAGAATCTGAATGGCAGTCTAAACAGGAGATCACTCTCAAAGAACTAGTCGCCAGCGCCTTAGAGAAAGAACGAGAAAGCATTCTAGGAAGTTCAGACGTCCAAAAGAAAATCAAAGATGCAGTGATGGTTGCCAAAGTGGAGTGGAGTCAAGAAATTGAAAAACTTCATGGGTCAAGGGACAGTTCCAGACGGTTGTCACAGCTACAGACATCCTGGAAACGAGAAATGGAGGTGTTGGAGGAAAAGAAATACCAGGAAATAGAAGCACTGAAGAAGAGGAAAGATCAGGAAAAGCAGGATGCACTGGATAGACTTAGGAGAGATAATGATGATAGTCTCCAGATGACTTTGGAAGAACAGAAGGTTGTTCTGACGGAAGCTCTGAAATCAGCAAGAGAGGCATTTGATAATGAGAAG aCAAAGATATTAAAACAAAGGGATCTTGAACACAGTATTTCTGAAGCAAAGTTAAGAACTAAACTTTTGGAAGAATGGAGTGTTAGTAAACGAGATGCTGTTGAAGAAAAGGTTAATGAAGAGCAGGCTAGGTGGCAAAAG GAAAGGCAAGCATTAGAAGAGAGGTATACTGACCAATTGAATGCtcttgaaaaagaaaaagaaagaattatTAAACAACAAGAAGAAACTCAGAAAGAATATAATATG AATCATAATGATGCTTCAAGAAAAACAAACCTAGCACACGACACTTGGGAAGAAGAGAAACACAGACTACTTCTGAAATTAGAAGAAGCGGAGGAATCAAAACAAAAGATGGAAGAGAAGGTAGAAAGTTATAAAAGAAAGTTTACAAGAGAGCATAACAAACTAATTGAAAAAGCACAGTTGGAACGACAAAGATTGCAACGAAAGCTTAAAATGACAGAAAAGGAGTTAGAACAGACAGAGTACACTATGAACAAAGAGTTAGAACATCTAAAAGATCAGCTAAGAAGTGAGGGATCAGTTGCTATGGAGACGATGCAAGCTAAAATGGCCGAATTACAACGAAGACATACAGTTGCTATAGACACACAGGAGAAAAAACATACGCAAGAACGTAAACGATGGCGTTTGGAGCACGTTAAGGTTTCTAACAACAGTATTCAg aCGCAAACAATGAATACACCTTCTGATGCAACAGATGGACTCCAAGAACTCCGATCACATTACTTGGCaacagtaaacaaaataaaag ATGATGTTCTACAACATGTAGAGAAGACACGGGAGCAGTGTCGAGAAACAGTGCGCAAAGAGGTTATCAAAGAACGACACGCAACGGCCAAGAAGCTTCGCAAGTATTATCTGCAATGTTTGCAACAGCTCCTTGAAGATGACAGAAAAGGTCAAAG CAATGGTGCAGGAACCATGCTAAGTACTGCAAACAAACTGGCAGCTATGGCTAGTGCACTGGAGTTATCACCAGAAAGAGCACAACAAACAACCAGTTTAAACTTCCATCCTGAGGGTGTCACAAGAAGTCTGGAGAGGCAGCATCACCATGAAACATCTTCCTCAAAATCTAATCAAATGACATCAATTGCAGATCAGCACGATTCAAAAGTATCTTCTAGACCTCTTGTCAACTTAAAGAAACAGTGGAGCAGCGAGTCTAGTCTTAGCAGCTTTCTGGATACAGATGGCGAGCTTAATCATCGTAGATCTGATCCTACAGATTCTAGAAGACATCTTCAATCATCTAAACATTCTTCATCAGAAAAAAACAGGAGTGATATCAATTTTGGTAGTTTGGAGTCCTTGTCAATGTCCCCAAGAGAATTTAACCCAATGCCAGAGAAACCAATGTCATCTTCACCACAAAAAGCTGGTGTTCCTCAGACAATCAAGTCTTTTAACACCAGAAGTCATACGGATCAAAGTAAAACTGGTGGAAATATAACAGTTCGTTCAAGAAGACATGAGAAAGGACAATCTAGTAGTTCAGACAATCAGAAAGATAAGACTTACTATTCCAATTCGTTACAATCAAAACCGTGTGATAATAAACTATTAAACACTTCAAACAGCTCTATTAATAGAATACCTTCACAATATGCTGATAACATTTCTGCTAGAAATTCTGGCCGTGACCCACAACTATCCACGCAGTCAAGTTTCAGATAA
- the LOC140040950 gene encoding centrosomal protein of 152 kDa-like isoform X1, with the protein MASMINPGTSIHFDANALEEQDEQEQQKEDLKREQELHDLLSNELPDDLLDDCSSLSSRDSSGFESPTTKSSRNPMWQQFGWHHQNQPLTHTQPLTHTSTPFDSGVPSLKPPAPTRDYRLHQPDTPDHFEESDTESGDLSRPVQNGYHDNHHFGNNFANHHEQQYTNEQPEYHHKFHYRATQEHEEDVQKNDNSNEEFAHNNKQRQTGKNVDTWVKNGQYYEPHNKLSDGYMRQQTYTQHVEYKPHQEENYPQNYADHNGQVHSENGGVNSVQEEEIRLQQFMNQGGSNDTRQLGQLQILYKARGRELEELRQKLKQVTEEGARQTRVLNHQLAIADGEKSRLNLDLKQNKEQFQKCVHDSKNLKQTINTYEENIQELMASKQQLANDLEELKANNEALNHQLIQLNKSQTIARSHDRYDAQLAELQRRQQQEVYEFETKLDKLNGSLQEKESELSSQKEVLGQLKRDQNREKLEMTETIGSLTRKLDETQRQCRDLLDTGSVQEIGQLKLHLQQAISSKTITESMCQALQDELGDVKEELRMYEAAAGLGVGPSKSPNGSAGDSYIQRNLAKENWKTPRLLQSSKLAPDDLLSGLKTELERSLTSNRSKRGQVTRLQNELKGVKEELANLKKNIIEMETELKDKEIKLRIFESQDKPNDGSRVQAENLRSELIQTKEECAQLGEENAKLKSSLQELEKKTEELSKKNAELKIQMSEMITQHDEDSKTAVDRCRTAVLQLHEDSSKNLRQEMVREWEDEKVTLKEAYGHRLQQLKEENDRIVKELDDVKDLYVKVCEEKNKIEDTVRSKMTENAERQLKQTIEELEKHNEEKLNNIKNSLETDNRVAMAISRKKIMEVKDEEVEKLVEEKLSLAKADWMLSAQRQARESATKAAEAEWEARLEAEVNKNLEDKVTSVRKEVMEEYKQKLSQEKDLLKTTHADEIESAVRAALSRGESEWQSKQEITLKELVASALEKERESILGSSDVQKKIKDAVMVAKVEWSQEIEKLHGSRDSSRRLSQLQTSWKREMEVLEEKKYQEIEALKKRKDQEKQDALDRLRRDNDDSLQMTLEEQKVVLTEALKSAREAFDNEKTKILKQRDLEHSISEAKLRTKLLEEWSVSKRDAVEEKVNEEQARWQKERQALEERYTDQLNALEKEKERIIKQQEETQKEYNMNHNDASRKTNLAHDTWEEEKHRLLLKLEEAEESKQKMEEKVESYKRKFTREHNKLIEKAQLERQRLQRKLKMTEKELEQTEYTMNKELEHLKDQLRSEGSVAMETMQAKMAELQRRHTVAIDTQEKKHTQERKRWRLEHVKVSNNSIQTQTMNTPSDATDGLQELRSHYLATVNKIKDDVLQHVEKTREQCRETVRKEVIKERHATAKKLRKYYLQCLQQLLEDDRKGQSNGAGTMLSTANKLAAMASALELSPERAQQTTSLNFHPEGVTRSLERQHHHETSSSKSNQMTSIADQHDSKVSSRPLVNLKKQWSSESSLSSFLDTDGELNHRRSDPTDSRRHLQSSKHSSSEKNRSDINFGSLESLSMSPREFNPMPEKPMSSSPQKAGVPQTIKSFNTRSHTDQSKTGGNITVRSRRHEKGQSSSSDNQKDKTYYSNSLQSKPCDNKLLNTSNSSINRIPSQYADNISARNSGRDPQLSTQSSFR; encoded by the exons ttaCATGATCTCTTGTCCAATGAACTTCCAGATGATCTACTTGATGATTGCTCATCTCTCTCGTCACGTGATTCCTCCGGATTTGAATCGCCAACAACGAAGAGTAGTAg AAACCCAATGTGGCAACAGTTTGGATGGCATCATCAAAATCAACCTTTGACCCATACTCAACCTTTGACCCATACATCAACTCCATTTGATAGTGGTGTGCCCTCGTTGAAACCCCCAGCACCGACACGAGATTACAGGTTACATCAG cCTGATACACCTGATCATTTTGAAGAGAGTGACACAGAATCAGGAGATCTAAGTCGACCTGTTCAAAATGGCTACCACGACAATCACCACTTTGGCAACAACTTTGCCAACCATCATGAACAACAGTATACAAATGAACAACCAGAGTATCACCACAAGTTTCACTATCGTGCGACACAGGAGCACGAGGAAGATGTTCAGAAAAATGACAACAGTAATGAAGAGTTTGCACACAATAACAAGCAACGTCAAACAGGGAAGAATGTGGACACGTGGGTGAAAAATGGACAATATTATGAACCACATAATAAGCTATCAGATGGTTACATGAGACAACAAACGTATACCCAGCATGTGGAATATAAACCACATCAGGAAGAAAACTACCCACAGAACTATGCAGATCACAATGGACAAGTCCATTCTGAAAATGGGGGTGTAAATAGTGTACAAGAAGAGGAGATTAGGCTACAGCAATTCATGAATCAAg GTGGTAGTAATGATACGAGGCAGCTAGGCCAGCTACAGATCTTATACAAAGCAAGAGGCAGAGAGCTTGAGGAGTTGCGTCAGAAACTGAAGCAAGTGACAGAGGAAGGGGCTAGGCAAACACGAGTGCTAAATCATCAACTTGCTATAGCTGATG GTGAGAAGTCCCGCTTGAATTTAGATCTGAAGCAAAACAAAGAACAATTTCAGAAATGTGTTCATGATAGCAAAAACCTGAAACAGACAATAAACACATATGAAGAGAACATACAGGAGCTTATGGCAAGCAAACAACAA CTTGCAAATGATTTAGAAGAACTAAAAGCCAACAACGAGGCCCTAAACCATCAACTCATTCAACTTAACAAATCACAGACAATCGCCAGGTCACATGATCGGTATGACGCTCAATTAGCCGAGTTGCAGAGAAGGCAACAGCAAGAAGTTTATGAATTTGAAACAAAACTGGACAAACTTAATGGATCCTTACAGGAAAAG GAGAGTGAACTATCATCCCAAAAAGAAGTGTTAGGTCAGTTGAAACGAGATCAAAACAGAGAAAAGTTGGAAATGACTGAGACAATCGGTTCACTCACCAGGAAGCTGGATGAAACCCAAAGACAGTGCAGAGATCTTTTGGACACTG GTTCTGTGCAAGAGATTGGACAACTGAAGCTACATCTGCAGCAAGCCATATCATCCAAGACCATCACGGAGAGCATGTGCCAGGCTCTGCAAGATGAACTGGGTGATGTCAAAGAGGAGTTAAGGATGTATGAAGCTGCTGCTGGTCTTGGGGTTGGTCCTTCCAAGTCTCCTAACGGTTCTGCTGGAGACTCGTACATTCAACGCAATCTTGCCAAAGAAAACTGGAAAACTCCTAGATTGTTACA ATCATCTAAGCTGGCGCCTGATGATTTACTGTCTGGTTTAAAAACCGAACTTGAGAGGTCATTGACCAGTAATAGGTCAAAGCGAGGTCAAGTGACACGATTACAAAATGAACTGAAAGGTGTCAAAGAAGAATTGGcgaatttaaagaaaaatattattgaGATGGAAACAGAACTAAAAGACAAGGAG ATTAAACTAAGGATATTTGAATCTCAAGATAAACCAAATGATGGCAGCCGTGTTCAAGCTGAAAATCTACGTTCTGAGCTAATTCAGACTAAAGAAGAGTGTGCTCAACTCGGAGAAGAAAACGCT AAGCTAAAATCATCTTTGCAAGAACTGGAGAAGAAGACGGAAGAGTTGTCCAAAAAGAATGCAGAGCTGAAGATTCAGATGTCTGAGATGATTACGCAACATGATGAAGATAGCAAAACGGCTGTTGACAG ATGTCGTACAGCTGTTCTTCAACTTCACGAGGACTCATCAAAAAACCTACGACAAGAGATGGTGAGAGAATGGGAAGATGAAAAAGTAACCCTCAAAGAAGCGTATGGACATCGTCTTCAACAACTCAA agAAGAAAATGATAGAATAGTAAAGGAATTAGATGATGTCAAGGATCTTTATGTCAAAGTCTGTGAggagaaaaacaaaattgaagatACAGTACGATCAAAGATGACAGAAAATGCAGAAAGACAACTAAAGCag ACAATTGAAGAACTTGAAAAACACAATGAAGAGaaattgaataatataaaaaattctTTGGAAACTGACAATCGTGTTGCCATGGCAATctcacggaaaaagattatggaaGTGAAGGATGAGGAAGTTGAAAAATTGGTAGAAGAAAAG TTATCTTTGGCAAAGGCTGATTGGATGTTGTCAGCTCAGAGACAGGCCAGAGAGAGTGCAACCAAAGCAGCCGAAGCTGAATGGGAGGCTAGGCTTGAAGCTGAAGTCAACAAAAACCTAGAAGATAAAGTTACTTCAGTAAGAAAAGAAGTGATGGAAGAATATAAGCAGAAACTTTCTCAAGAAAAAGACCTTTTGAAGACAACTCATGCTGATGAGATTGAATCTGCAGTGAGGGCAGCATTGTCTAGAGGAGAATCTGAATGGCAGTCTAAACAGGAGATCACTCTCAAAGAACTAGTCGCCAGCGCCTTAGAGAAAGAACGAGAAAGCATTCTAGGAAGTTCAGACGTCCAAAAGAAAATCAAAGATGCAGTGATGGTTGCCAAAGTGGAGTGGAGTCAAGAAATTGAAAAACTTCATGGGTCAAGGGACAGTTCCAGACGGTTGTCACAGCTACAGACATCCTGGAAACGAGAAATGGAGGTGTTGGAGGAAAAGAAATACCAGGAAATAGAAGCACTGAAGAAGAGGAAAGATCAGGAAAAGCAGGATGCACTGGATAGACTTAGGAGAGATAATGATGATAGTCTCCAGATGACTTTGGAAGAACAGAAGGTTGTTCTGACGGAAGCTCTGAAATCAGCAAGAGAGGCATTTGATAATGAGAAG aCAAAGATATTAAAACAAAGGGATCTTGAACACAGTATTTCTGAAGCAAAGTTAAGAACTAAACTTTTGGAAGAATGGAGTGTTAGTAAACGAGATGCTGTTGAAGAAAAGGTTAATGAAGAGCAGGCTAGGTGGCAAAAG GAAAGGCAAGCATTAGAAGAGAGGTATACTGACCAATTGAATGCtcttgaaaaagaaaaagaaagaattatTAAACAACAAGAAGAAACTCAGAAAGAATATAATATG AATCATAATGATGCTTCAAGAAAAACAAACCTAGCACACGACACTTGGGAAGAAGAGAAACACAGACTACTTCTGAAATTAGAAGAAGCGGAGGAATCAAAACAAAAGATGGAAGAGAAGGTAGAAAGTTATAAAAGAAAGTTTACAAGAGAGCATAACAAACTAATTGAAAAAGCACAGTTGGAACGACAAAGATTGCAACGAAAGCTTAAAATGACAGAAAAGGAGTTAGAACAGACAGAGTACACTATGAACAAAGAGTTAGAACATCTAAAAGATCAGCTAAGAAGTGAGGGATCAGTTGCTATGGAGACGATGCAAGCTAAAATGGCCGAATTACAACGAAGACATACAGTTGCTATAGACACACAGGAGAAAAAACATACGCAAGAACGTAAACGATGGCGTTTGGAGCACGTTAAGGTTTCTAACAACAGTATTCAg aCGCAAACAATGAATACACCTTCTGATGCAACAGATGGACTCCAAGAACTCCGATCACATTACTTGGCaacagtaaacaaaataaaag ATGATGTTCTACAACATGTAGAGAAGACACGGGAGCAGTGTCGAGAAACAGTGCGCAAAGAGGTTATCAAAGAACGACACGCAACGGCCAAGAAGCTTCGCAAGTATTATCTGCAATGTTTGCAACAGCTCCTTGAAGATGACAGAAAAGGTCAAAG CAATGGTGCAGGAACCATGCTAAGTACTGCAAACAAACTGGCAGCTATGGCTAGTGCACTGGAGTTATCACCAGAAAGAGCACAACAAACAACCAGTTTAAACTTCCATCCTGAGGGTGTCACAAGAAGTCTGGAGAGGCAGCATCACCATGAAACATCTTCCTCAAAATCTAATCAAATGACATCAATTGCAGATCAGCACGATTCAAAAGTATCTTCTAGACCTCTTGTCAACTTAAAGAAACAGTGGAGCAGCGAGTCTAGTCTTAGCAGCTTTCTGGATACAGATGGCGAGCTTAATCATCGTAGATCTGATCCTACAGATTCTAGAAGACATCTTCAATCATCTAAACATTCTTCATCAGAAAAAAACAGGAGTGATATCAATTTTGGTAGTTTGGAGTCCTTGTCAATGTCCCCAAGAGAATTTAACCCAATGCCAGAGAAACCAATGTCATCTTCACCACAAAAAGCTGGTGTTCCTCAGACAATCAAGTCTTTTAACACCAGAAGTCATACGGATCAAAGTAAAACTGGTGGAAATATAACAGTTCGTTCAAGAAGACATGAGAAAGGACAATCTAGTAGTTCAGACAATCAGAAAGATAAGACTTACTATTCCAATTCGTTACAATCAAAACCGTGTGATAATAAACTATTAAACACTTCAAACAGCTCTATTAATAGAATACCTTCACAATATGCTGATAACATTTCTGCTAGAAATTCTGGCCGTGACCCACAACTATCCACGCAGTCAAGTTTCAGATAA